A portion of the Punica granatum isolate Tunisia-2019 chromosome 7, ASM765513v2, whole genome shotgun sequence genome contains these proteins:
- the LOC116214846 gene encoding F-box/kelch-repeat protein At3g06240-like, whose product MEMVREEGILIDILSRLPVKSLLRFKCVCKQWRSFISDPDFAKSQLRRSMEQNPSSCRRLLWLNNPIRSIDCENLSCSSAGTAIRVIKPPSIISDPRSFKQVGGSCNGLLCLVANFECFILWNPTTGAYNELPSPSPCPDTAGRQFFYGFGYDCSTDDYKLLKGSTPSYGSQSVDTIAEIYSCRTNTWRRMKYDRVPYVTGRGLFLNGSLHWLVETDLTDNDGMIVSFDVTNEKFGGLVSPLSHDRGVLFKGLMIAEDCLFVYQGLKTGINGFTLEGWVLSDYRMKSSWTNICSFLIEECRPLRYFWHPVWFRKDGKVLFHLGQEDTTVLIYDPDKGTGDGIKIAKLFLYNYRDYVESLISPFPN is encoded by the exons ATGGAGATGGTAAGGGAAGAGGGGATACTGATCGACATCCTCTCGCGATTGCCCGTCAAATCTCTCCTCCGATTCAAGTGCGTCTGTAAGCAATGGCGTTCCTTCATCTCCGATCCCGATTTCGCCAAATCGCAGCTCAGGAGATCGATGGAGCAAAACCCTAGCTCCTGCCGCAGGCTTCTCTGGCTCAACAATCCCATCCGGTCCATAGACTGCGAGAACTTAAGCTGCTCCTCTGCAG GTACTGCAATTAGAGTtatcaagcctccatcaataaTCTCTGACCCGAGATCATTCAAGCAGGTCGGTGGCTCGTGTAATGGCCTGTTATGTTTGGTCGCTAATTTTGAATGTTTCATCCTGTGGAATCCGACGACTGGTGCATATAATGAGCTGCCCAGCCCTAGCCCTTGCCCCGACACTGCAGGACGTCAATTCTTCTATGGCTTCGGTTATGATTGCTCTACGGATGACTACAAGTTGCTCAAGGGTTCAACTCCCAGCTATGGTTCTCAATCTGTTGATACTATCGCCGAGATATACTCCTGCAGGACCAATACGTGGAGGAGGATGAAGTATGATCGCGTTCCTTATGTTACTGGAAGAGGGCTTTTCCTGAATGGGTCTCTGCACTGGCTAGTGGAAACGGATCTTACTGATAACGACGGTATGATCGTCTCGTTCGACGTGACAAATGAGAAATTTGGGGGGCTGGTATCTCCTCTATCGCATGATCGAGGCGTATTATTCAAAGGTTTAATGATTGCAGAAGATTGTCTCTTCGTATATCAGGGTTTGAAGACCGGAATCAATGGCTTCACTCTAGAGGGTTGGGTACTGAGCGACTATCGGATGAAATCATCTTGGACTAATATTTGCAGCTTCTTGATCGAGGAATGTCGTCCTCTGCGGTACTTTTGGCACCCAGTCTGGTTTAGGAAGGATGGGAAAGTTCTCTTTCATTTGGGGCAGGAGGATACCACTGTACTCATATACGACCCAGATAAAGGTACAGGGGATGGCATTAAGATTGCCAAGCTTTTCCTATACAATTACCGGGATTATGTTGAGAGTCTTATTTCTCCTTTCCCGAACTGA
- the LOC116214847 gene encoding RPM1-interacting protein 4-like isoform X1 encodes MRCACGLRQRKLRTLRVAVSKQQKTNGDPTDPVLFVPVCLWCVSLAGRAGQVKHPTKSTPLLSMRKDPVPEFGKWEKDVLYTAYFERARKADTSGSDNRQMAPPANAHHHIHKSSRPHTILDPTAVVRRTCRQEVPKATKGQHPARIERQTRAAVSNPRRMTSNPSHPHRDTVYQGVGTNRPDYVYDIQSSSSQPRGGGGAGRPPPWERNSSTESGSGTGSIPPSARGRSRLRPLAEGERTPGHRTGVPKFGDWNVDGPSADYGFTRVFGQLRDEKKTSTSSVAATETAPTPSLSGEKLNAKSEPKCWVSLKGCWPWRCSSRRGTERSKQ; translated from the exons ATGAGGTGTGCGTGTGGTTTGCGTCAAAGAAAACTTCGAACACTCCGCGTAGCAGTAAGCAAGCAACAGAAAACAAACGGAGACCCGACCGACCCTGTCCTGTTTGTTCCAGTCTGTCTGTGGTGTGTCTCCCTCGCAGGCAGAGCGGGACAAGTTAAACATCCTACAAAGTCAACGCCTCTCCTCTCCATG CGAAAAGACCCTGTCCCAGAGTTCGGCAAATGGGAGAAGGATGTTCTCTACACGGCCTACTTTGAGAGGGCAAGAAAGGCTGACACAAGCGGCTCAGACAACAGACAAATGGCCCCTCCGGCGAATGCCCATCATCACATTCACAAGAGTAGCAGACCGCATACTATATTGGACCCAACTGCAGTCGTTCGCAGAACCTGCCGTCAAGAAGTACCAAAGGCCACAAAGGGTCAACATCCTGCAAGGATAGAACGCCAAACAAGAGCAGCAGTCAGCAATCCAAGGAGAATGACTAGTAATCCATCCCATCCTCATCGAGACACTGTCTATCAGGGAGTTGGCACTAATAGGCCCGACTATGTCTATGATATTCAATCCAGCTCTAGTCAGCCTCGGGGTGGAGGTGGTGCGGGGCGTCCCCCTCCATGGGAGAGAAACAGTTCAACTGAAAGTGGCAGTGGTACTGGCAGCATTCCTCCCTCGGCAAGGGGAAGATCCCGTCTAAGACCTCTCGCTGAAGGAGAGAGAACG CCAGGTCACAGAACAGGGGTTCCGAAATTCGGGGATTGGAACGTTGACGGCCCTTCTGCAGATTATGGCTTCACTCGGGTTTTCGGTCAATTGAGAGACGAAAAGAAGACCAGCACCTCCTCTGTGGCTGCAACGGAGACAGCCCCGACGCCTTCTTTAAGCGGTGAGAAGTTAAATGCCAAGAGCGAGCCTAAG TGTTGGGTTTCTCTCAAGGGATGCTGGCCTTGGCGGTGCAGCTCACGGAGAGGCACAGAACGAAGCAAGCAGTAG
- the LOC116214973 gene encoding eEF1A lysine and N-terminal methyltransferase codes for MVKKKQQKHSQTEELLETLTDFTSKENWDKFFTIRGSDDSFEWYAEWPELRDSMLSELRSMKDAGPDSLQILVPGCGNSKLSEHLYDAGFHCITNIDFSKVVISDMLRRNVRERPSMRWRVMDMTRMQFTENIFDVVVDKGGLDALMEPEHGENLGNEYLTEAKRVLKTGGKFVCLTLAEYHVLGLLLPKFRFGWKMVIHAVPQKSSGKPGLRTFMVVAEKENSSMVHQITSSFSQSSLDRSDKQVNGLFEELNNENNIRTQYSDGSDILLSLKDLQLGAKGDLNNLSPGRRFPLILGDESSRFSYRAVLLDARQDSRMTVMYHCGIMLIPRSRANGWLYSEEEGQWTVVQSAKAARLIMVYLDNIHMGVGIEDIQEDLSPLVKQLAPAVTDYGSQIPFMMVEDALKERKIIHQVSSALTGPIIIDDVVYDNADNDISQILPSNRDLRFRRLIFQRNVYLVQSEALLTIDGMASAANNPSRADKKSKSKKWGSQRSNESKRSLTIFHDYLASTYHSGILSGFMLISSYLETMASAGNGVRTVVIGLGAGMIPMFLHGCLPFTLVEAVELDPIIVSLAKDYFGFREDGRLRVHTTDGLEFVKKVAESAHGGKEDDELLSSSSLEKVIDVLIVDVDSDDPSSGLSCPASSFVEETFLNDARASMSDQGLFVVNLVSRSASIKEAVISRMKKVFNHLYSLQLEQDVNEIIFALKTNDCIAEDKFPEAARQLEKLLNCREPKMREAIIDASKKIRYAR; via the exons AtggtgaagaagaagcagcagaAGCATTCGCAGACAGAGGAGCTCCTCGAGACCCTGACAGACTTCACCAGCAAGGAGAACTGGGACAAGTTCTTCACCATCAGAGGCAGCGATGACTCGTTCGAGTGGTACGCCGAGTGGCCGGAGCTCCGGGACTCGATGCTCTCGGAGCTCCGTTCCATGAAAGACGCTGGTCCTGATTCCCTGCAGATTCTTGTTCCCGGTTGTGGCAACTCCAAGCTCTCGGAGCACTTGTATGATGCCGGATTTCACTGCATTACAAACATTGATTTCTCTAAGGTTGTGATCTCCGATATGCTCCGGCGGAACGTCCGTGAACGGCCGTCTATGCGGTGGCGCGTGATGGACATGACCCGTATGCAG TTCACGGAAAACATATTTGATGTTGTTGTCGATAAAGGCGGATTGGATGCTTTAATGGAGCCAGAGCATGGAGAAAACCTCGGGAACGAATATCTGACAGAG GCAAAGAGAGTTTTGAAGACAGGCGGGAAATTTGTTTGCCTCACCCTCGCAGAATATCATGTCCTTG GATTGCTTCTCCCTAAGTTCCGCTTTGGTTGGAAAATGGTTATTCATGCCGTACCTCAGAAATCATCTGGGAAACCTGGTCTTCGGACATTTATGGTGGTTGCCGAAAAAGAGAATTCTTCTATGGTTCACCAAATAACATCATCCTTCAGTCAATCCTCCCTTGACCGGAGTGATAAGCAG GTTAATGGGTTGTTTGAAGAACTTAACAATGAAAACAACATTCGGACGCAGTACTCAGACGGATCTGATATATTGCTATCACTGAAAGATCTACAACTTGGAGCTAAAGGTGACCTCAATAATCTTAGTCCGGGTCGGCGGTTCCCGCTCATCTTAGGTGATGAGAGCTCTCGCTTCAGTTACAGAGCCGTCCTTCTCGATGCGCGTCAAGATTCCAGAATGACCGTCATGTACCATTGTGGAATCATGCTCATTCCCAGGTCCCGAGCTAATGGGTGGCTGTACTCAGAAGAAGAAGGGCAGTGGACAGTAGTCCAGAGTGCAAAGGCAGCTCGCTTGATAATGGTTTACTTGGACAACATTCATATGGGTGTTGGCATAGAGGACATACAAGAGGATTTATCTCCCCTTGTTAAACAGTTGGCTCCTGCTGTTACCGATTATGGGTCTCAGATTCCCTTCATGATGGTTGAGGATGCACTCAAAGAGAGGAAAATTATACATCAGGTCTCGTCGGCCTTGACAGGACCAATTATCATAGATGATGTAGTCTATGATAATGCAGATAATGATATTAGTCAAATCTTGCCTAGTAATCGAGACTTGAGATTTCGCCGCCTTATTTTCCAAAGAAATGTGTATTTGGTCCAGTCTGAAGCTCTGCTAACAATAGACGGAATGGCATCAGCTGCGAACAATCCCAGTAGAGCAGATAAGAAGAGCAAGTCCAAAAAATGGGGCAGCCAGAGATCTAATGAATCCAAAAGGAGCCTGACGATTTTTCATGACTATCTAGCTAGCACGTATCATTCAGGTATCTTATCTGGCTTTATGCTTATCTCATCTTATCTCGAGACCATGGCATCAGCGGGAAATGGAGTCAGAACAGTAGTTATTGGTCTTGGGGCTGGTATGATTCCAATGTTTCTTCATGGATGTTTACCTTTCACTCTGGTTGAGGCAGTGGAGTTGGACCCCATTATCGTGAGCCTTGCAAAGGATTACTTTGGTTTTCGCGAGGATGGTCGCTTAAGGGTTCATACAACTGACGGACTTGAGTTCGTTAAAAAAGTTGCAGAAAGTGCCCATGGCGGAAAAGAGGATGATGAGcttctctcttcctcctctttgGAGAAAGTGATTGATGTATTGATCGTAGATGTTGACTCTGATGACCCGAGCTCGGGTTTATCGTGTCCTGCCTCAAGTTTTGTGGAAGAAACCTTCTTAAATGATGCAAGGGCCTCGATGTCTGATCAAGGTCTCTTTGTTGTTAACTTGGTCTCTCGGTCTGCCTCGATTAAAGAAGCAGTCATTTCAAGGATGAAGAAGGTATTCAACCACCTCTACTCCCTTCAACTCGAGCAGGATGTAAACGAGATTATATTTGCTCTCAAGACAAATGATTGTATAGCAGAGGATAAGTTCCCCGAAGCTGCTCGTCAGCTTGAGAAGCTGTTGAATTGCAGAGAACCTAAGATGAGGGAAGCCATTATTGATGCCTCGAAGAAAATCAGATACGCGAGATGA
- the LOC116214847 gene encoding RPM1-interacting protein 4-like isoform X2, protein MRCACGLRQRKLRTLRVAVSKQQKTNGDPTDPVLFVPVCLWCVSLAGRAGQVKHPTKSTPLLSMRKDPVPEFGKWEKDVLYTAYFERARKADTSGSDNRQMAPPANAHHHIHKSSRPHTILDPTAVVRRTCRQEVPKATKGQHPARIERQTRAAVSNPRRMTSNPSHPHRDTVYQGVGTNRPDYVYDIQSSSSQPRGGGGAGRPPPWERNSSTESGSGTGSIPPSARGRSRLRPLAEGERTPGHRTGVPKFGDWNVDGPSADYGFTRVFGQLRDEKKTSTSSVAATETAPTPSLSGEKLNAKSEPKGCWPWRCSSRRGTERSKQ, encoded by the exons ATGAGGTGTGCGTGTGGTTTGCGTCAAAGAAAACTTCGAACACTCCGCGTAGCAGTAAGCAAGCAACAGAAAACAAACGGAGACCCGACCGACCCTGTCCTGTTTGTTCCAGTCTGTCTGTGGTGTGTCTCCCTCGCAGGCAGAGCGGGACAAGTTAAACATCCTACAAAGTCAACGCCTCTCCTCTCCATG CGAAAAGACCCTGTCCCAGAGTTCGGCAAATGGGAGAAGGATGTTCTCTACACGGCCTACTTTGAGAGGGCAAGAAAGGCTGACACAAGCGGCTCAGACAACAGACAAATGGCCCCTCCGGCGAATGCCCATCATCACATTCACAAGAGTAGCAGACCGCATACTATATTGGACCCAACTGCAGTCGTTCGCAGAACCTGCCGTCAAGAAGTACCAAAGGCCACAAAGGGTCAACATCCTGCAAGGATAGAACGCCAAACAAGAGCAGCAGTCAGCAATCCAAGGAGAATGACTAGTAATCCATCCCATCCTCATCGAGACACTGTCTATCAGGGAGTTGGCACTAATAGGCCCGACTATGTCTATGATATTCAATCCAGCTCTAGTCAGCCTCGGGGTGGAGGTGGTGCGGGGCGTCCCCCTCCATGGGAGAGAAACAGTTCAACTGAAAGTGGCAGTGGTACTGGCAGCATTCCTCCCTCGGCAAGGGGAAGATCCCGTCTAAGACCTCTCGCTGAAGGAGAGAGAACG CCAGGTCACAGAACAGGGGTTCCGAAATTCGGGGATTGGAACGTTGACGGCCCTTCTGCAGATTATGGCTTCACTCGGGTTTTCGGTCAATTGAGAGACGAAAAGAAGACCAGCACCTCCTCTGTGGCTGCAACGGAGACAGCCCCGACGCCTTCTTTAAGCGGTGAGAAGTTAAATGCCAAGAGCGAGCCTAAG GGATGCTGGCCTTGGCGGTGCAGCTCACGGAGAGGCACAGAACGAAGCAAGCAGTAG
- the LOC116214847 gene encoding RPM1-interacting protein 4-like isoform X3, protein MARKDPVPEFGKWEKDVLYTAYFERARKADTSGSDNRQMAPPANAHHHIHKSSRPHTILDPTAVVRRTCRQEVPKATKGQHPARIERQTRAAVSNPRRMTSNPSHPHRDTVYQGVGTNRPDYVYDIQSSSSQPRGGGGAGRPPPWERNSSTESGSGTGSIPPSARGRSRLRPLAEGERTPGHRTGVPKFGDWNVDGPSADYGFTRVFGQLRDEKKTSTSSVAATETAPTPSLSGEKLNAKSEPKCWVSLKGCWPWRCSSRRGTERSKQ, encoded by the exons ATGGCA CGAAAAGACCCTGTCCCAGAGTTCGGCAAATGGGAGAAGGATGTTCTCTACACGGCCTACTTTGAGAGGGCAAGAAAGGCTGACACAAGCGGCTCAGACAACAGACAAATGGCCCCTCCGGCGAATGCCCATCATCACATTCACAAGAGTAGCAGACCGCATACTATATTGGACCCAACTGCAGTCGTTCGCAGAACCTGCCGTCAAGAAGTACCAAAGGCCACAAAGGGTCAACATCCTGCAAGGATAGAACGCCAAACAAGAGCAGCAGTCAGCAATCCAAGGAGAATGACTAGTAATCCATCCCATCCTCATCGAGACACTGTCTATCAGGGAGTTGGCACTAATAGGCCCGACTATGTCTATGATATTCAATCCAGCTCTAGTCAGCCTCGGGGTGGAGGTGGTGCGGGGCGTCCCCCTCCATGGGAGAGAAACAGTTCAACTGAAAGTGGCAGTGGTACTGGCAGCATTCCTCCCTCGGCAAGGGGAAGATCCCGTCTAAGACCTCTCGCTGAAGGAGAGAGAACG CCAGGTCACAGAACAGGGGTTCCGAAATTCGGGGATTGGAACGTTGACGGCCCTTCTGCAGATTATGGCTTCACTCGGGTTTTCGGTCAATTGAGAGACGAAAAGAAGACCAGCACCTCCTCTGTGGCTGCAACGGAGACAGCCCCGACGCCTTCTTTAAGCGGTGAGAAGTTAAATGCCAAGAGCGAGCCTAAG TGTTGGGTTTCTCTCAAGGGATGCTGGCCTTGGCGGTGCAGCTCACGGAGAGGCACAGAACGAAGCAAGCAGTAG